The Eubacterium sp. MSJ-33 genomic sequence TAACTGTATAGCACATTCTGATTATCGATTACGAGGAAAGATAAATGTGGAGGAATACGAGGACAGGCTGGTATTTATTAATGAAGGCGCCTTTATTCCGGAAACAGTTGAACAAGCATTGGAACCCGGGTATAAACCACCTTATTACAGGAATGCATTTTTGTGTAATGCTATGGTTAACATGTACATGATAGATACAAATTCAATGGGAATACCAATGATTTACGAGATACAGAAGGATAAATGTTTTCCGCTACCAACATTTGATTTGGATACGCCGAATAGAGTAATAGTAACGGTATATGGTAAAGTATTAGATTATAATTATACGCAGCTGCTTCATGCAAATGGAAATTTGAATCTAAAAACTGTATTTTTGCTTGATCAGGTACAAAAGAAGAAGACTATTTCGAAAAGTGATTTTAGTCAACTTAAGTCAAGAAATTTAGTTGAGGGCAGATATCCGAATATATATGTTTCATATAAAATTGCTAAAGCTGTGGGCAACAAAGCAAAATATGTGCGTCAGAAAGGTCTGGATGAAGAAGTTTGCAAGCAACTTATTATTTCAACTTTGAGATTAGGATCTGCGAAAAAGGCAGATCTCTTTGCCGTTCTTAAGGAGGCGTTACCTGATGTACTTACGGAAGAACAGAAATCAAAAAAATTATCAAATTTGCTTCAAAAGATGAAAAAGGAAGGGATAATTGATGTAAAGGGAGTTGCCATAAATTCTGAATGGTATCTCTTGACTAAGGACTAAATAGAAAAAAATTTAGTCAAGAATTAGTCAAGATTCAGTCAAGAATTAGTCAAGATTCAGTCAAGAATTAGTCAAGATTCAGTCAAGCAAAAAGGTAGAAAGAAAACTTTTCTACCTTTTTGTATGTATCCTTGATGGCATGCGATTGTAGCATTAGTGATAGCTATTTATTCATGCTTAAAAAAGATATCTTCCAACGATACATCAAGTGTCTTGGCGATGATTAGATAAGCATCGATGAACCGTGGAAGTTTGTCATCCCATTCGATTTTACTATAAAGGTTTTTGTTGATTCCTGTTGCTTTGATGAAGGCAGAGGCAGTTGCATATCCCTTTTCTTTTCTTTTTAATCGAATAAATTCAGCGATTTCGGTTGGAGCTTTCTGTTTTCTTTCCATTTTAGGATCCTCCTTAAATTTTTTTCAAATATATATGGGCAAAAATTAAGAAATAAAAAACAGAGGTGATGTATCTTACATACCTCTGTTTTTTATAAGTTGATCAAAAAATAATCAGCTAAAAACTTAAATAAGAAAAAGTTCATCGAGCGGAATATCCAAAGCTAAAGAAAGCTTGATATACATCTCTGTTGAGGGTGTTTTGTTCCCAGATTCAATAAAGTAGATATATTCCGTAGTAGTATCACATTTCTCTGCAAGCGTCTTTTGCGTTAGATCTTTTGATTTTCGCACCTCTTTAATACGCTTTCCTAATTTTTCACGTAAGTCACCATTCATAAATAATATCCTCCTTTATCTTTGTATGTGTGCAGAATTTAAGAAATAAAAAAACAGACAATTTAATACCTGATATGGGAAAAAACAATTGGAAGAATCCCGGTTCAGTAGGATTGAATCTTAGAGCAGATGTAGTAAAGTAAGATTAGCAGTTGCAAAGGGTTTCAAAGAAGATTAGATAGAGAAAGATAGGAGGAACAGGCTATGAAAGAAGACCACGGAATCATCACCTATATGAAGGGTGAGCATGTACGTTGCCCGAAGGGTGGACGTGTCATGGATGTTGCATCGAACAACCTGCGGATCAGCTTTGACATCCCGAGCAGTCGGGCAGAGAGCTTGAAGTGTCCGAAGTGTCGCGTTGGTTTCCACACAGTATACATCCATTAGAGATGTACACTACAGAAGGAATGTTGCGGGTATTCGCGCCGGATAACTGTGAAATAATACAAAGTAAATAGAGTTACTACCGCGTGGATACACGATGTCATACCGCCGGAGTTTAGTCAGTACGAATAAAGCTCGTACCGATTAAGCTCCGGTTTTTTTGTTGAGAAGAATGGAGGATGAATAAAATGGCAAACAATAGAAACCTCGAAGAGGAGCTTAGAAGCAGCAGGATTGCAGATGAAGAGCTGAGAGAAACAGAACAGTATTCCAGCTATCTCAATTTGCTTGATACTTTCACGCACAACGTGAAAGCGCAAATGGAGAAAAAGGGAATCTCATATAAGGAACTTGCCCGGAAGTCAGGGGTTTGTATAAGAAGCATCTTAAGGCTGATGAATGAATCGCCGATGGATATTGGATTGCAGATGATTCAGAAAATCTGTGATGCACTGGATAGTGATGTTGGAGCCATGTGTGATATGAGAAAGAAGGATGATCGGTAATGGCGATATATCATTGCAGCGTACAGGTTATATCAAGAAATCAAGGAAGGTCAGTGGTAGCTGCATCTGCGTACCGGTCCGGATCGAAGATGTACAACGAATATGATGGTACAACCTGTGATTACACGAAGAAAAGGTGGATTGAGTTCACAGATATAATGCTCCCGCCGAATGCTCCGGCTGAATATCAGGATAGAGAGAAATTATGGAATGCCGTAGAGAAGGCAGAAAAATCTTCCGACGCCCAGCTTGCCCGCGAGGTCGAGCTGGCACTGCCGGCAGAACTTGATATTCAACAGAATAAGAAGCTGGTGAAAGAATATGTACAACATGCATTCGTTGATGTAGGGATGTGCGCTGATATCGCAATTCACAACCCGCCCAAGATGAATGATTTGAAGCAGCCGATAGATGCAGATGGATATCCAGTGAAAAAAGCTTCAGATATGCTGTTTTACAATCCACATGCTCACATATTGTTGACTATGCGTCCGATCGACGAAAAGGGAAGATGGCAGGCAAAAAGTGAGAAGGAGTATCTCTGCATGAGAGATGGAGAAGAAAAAGGATTCACAGCCGCAGAATTCAAGTGTGCGCAGACACAAGGCTGGGAGAAGCAGTATAAATACTGTGTGTCGGATAATCCGAAGAATAAGATGTGGCTCACACCATCAGAGGCAGAGAAATGTAATATGGAACGTGTCAATCGCAATCCCAAAGCAACAAGGTATGGTCGTAAGAATCCTGTTACAGAATATTGGAACCAGAAGGAACGCGTAGAAGAATGGCGCAAACAATGGGAGCAGACAGTCAATCGGACATTCGAGGTTTTGAAACAGGATATCAGGATTGATTCGAGATCGTTTGCAGAGCGGAACATAGAGCAGCTTCCAAGTATCCATATGGGGGTACATGTTACGAATATGGAACGAAGAGCGGATCGACTTTCCTTGGAAGGAAAAACTGACGAAGATAGAGAAATCACACACTCAGATATTGCAGAGCTTAACAACGAGATAAAAGAATACAATGGAATGTGGGTCAGGATGAAGGAACTGCAAGCGCGGATCGAGAATAAGATTCAGAGTATTTGCGAGCGCATAAGAGCGATCACGTACAAGATCGCGGATAATGTCCGAAGAATGGCTTCGCAACGGGCAACCGAGAAAAATGATAAGAGTCAGTTGGCAAACCGGATTGAACGCGTGCAAAGTGCAAAATTGCAAATCGCGGTGGAAAATGAACGATCGCGGAAGATTATATCAAGACTGCAGGATCAAAAGCGCGGTGCGAGGGTCCGGGGTGGGAAGATTGAAAGGCAGATCCGGCAGGAGCAGGAAAAGATCTCCAAGAGACAGGAATATTATGAAAATATACTTTCTCAATGCGGTTTTAAGTCAGAAGGCGAAATCGCCACCCTCTGTAAAAAAACTGTGGCACCTGTAGAAGATGTTTCGTTAACAAAGGAAACAGAAGTATTAAAGCGGGAGGCAGAAGAACTGATGCATGTATTGCCGGTAGAGACACAACAGACTTTGAAACAGGACAACAATAAAGCTAAGGCAAAGCTGCAAGAGAAAAGTCGTTAAGTATAGCGTGGTGTATAATGGTTATCTTATCATATTAGATATATGTATATATAACAGTAATATATCTTTATATTAGTAATATTTCTTTAAATTTTTTATATACAGTTTATATACTCTCGAACCAGTTAAAAATTTTGAAAAAATTTGAAAAAAATTCAAAAAAGTGCAATGTATTGCATAGGGGGTATGTTATAATACATACATAAGATGAAAAACAAATAAAGTTGCTACCGAGTGGATGAGGTCATACCGCCGGAGTTTAGCTCATGAGAGATCATGAACTAAGCTCCGGCTTTTTGTTTATCAGCGTGCATCTGTCTATGAATGCAGTTCCATGTATTTGTAGACAGGCGCATGCGCCTAGATATAAGGAAAGGAGAGACACAATCATGGCAAATATGATTGGCATTTATGGCGATCCGGGAATGGGGAAGAGTACGTCACTTCGATTTCTTCCGGCAGATCAGACCTTCTACGTGGATTGCGATGGAAAAGGGCTTAACTACCGCGGTTGGCGGGATAAGTACAACAGAGAAAAGGGCAACTACATCGTTACATCCGAACCAGATAAGGTTATTCAATGCTTGGAAGCAGTTGGCAGGAACCCGAAGTATGGGCATATAAAATACTTTGTGGTAGACACGATGAACAATCTATGGACGTCTGAGGAGATGCGTAGATGCAAAGAAAGAGGTTATGACAAATGGACCGACCTTGCCTCGACCTCTTGGATTTTGGTCGAGCTGCCATCAAAGTTAAGGGAAGATCTTACGGTGATTCTGCTGTTCCATTCTCAGACTGAGCGCACAGATGATGGATATGAATTTATCCGCATCAAGACAAATGGTCGGCGGACAGAGAAGAACGCAATCGATTCAAAGTTTCTGTGGCTGCTTCGATCTGTAAAGGTCGATGGCGAGTATCGATTCGAAACGACAAGCCATAATAGCACAAGCCGGACACCTCTGGATGCCTTCAAGGATGAATACATCCCGAACGATATCTTGCAGGTGTTGGAAGTAATGAAGGATTATTAGGAGGAAAAGAACATGTTAAAGAAATTTACAGACTATGATCAGGTGGATGTGAATGCATTGAATAATGCAACACTTCCAAAGGGTGCATACAACATGCAGATTAAGGGTGTACAGCTTATGTCAGGTGACAAAGGACAGTATCTGCGTGTAGACATGGATATCTGTGATGGCGAATATAAGAACTTCTTCGCAAAAAAGTTCGAGAACCAGAGCGGTGAGAGGAAAAATTGGGGATGCAGCTTCTTCGTATCTATCCCAGCGGAAGATGGTTCAAAGGGTGATAACTTCAAGAAGCTGCTCTTTAAGACTTTTATACTGAACGTCGAAGATTCAAACCAAGGATTCCACTGGAACTGGAACGAGAGTGAGCTGGAGGGAAAATACGTCGGAGGGCTTTTTGTACTCAAAGAGTTTCGGGGAAGTGATGGAGAAATTCATACGATCGTGAATATCGCGGGTACATGTACGCTGAAGCGGGTAGCGGATGGAACATATAAGCTGCCGAAGGATAAGTTGCTTCCAAAGGAGCGGGATAATGGCTTTAAGGATGTAGATCTGATGCAGGAAGATATTGTGCTTCCATTTGACTAATGGAGGCGTACGAGAAGAAACGGTTGCTGGATTCATTCGAGATCTTGGTTGACACGCGGGAGCAGCAGACACAGAAGCTGGAAAACCGGTGTGGAGATTTCGGTTGCGGATATCAAAGGGCAACATTGGATTATGGCGATTATGCCTATAATATTAAGTTGCCCGGCGGTATGCCGCTTCATGATACTGCTGATCGTGTAAGAGCTTTGGCGGTTGTGGAACGAAAGATGAATCTGGATGAGCTGGCAATCTGTTTGACAAGTCAGCGGGAGCGGTTTGTGCGGGAATTGGAACGTGCAAGAGAGAATCAGGCACGTGTGTATCTGTTGGTTGAGAACGGTGACTGGGACATGATTATTGCTGGAAAATATAAATCATGGATGCGTCCAAAGGCATATGCTGCGTCGCTATCAACGTTTATGACACGATACAATCTGCAGATTGTATTTGTATCGGATTACAACTCGGGAATTTTGATTAAAGATATTCTGTTTCATGACTGCCGGGAACGGCTGGAAAGAGGTGACTTTGGGTGAAACGATGCATGGGAATAACCGTAGATCTTATAGAAAGCAGCTATTGGCTAGGTGAGAGATTCTCAAAGGCGCAGGCATGGATTGATCTTGTTATGGCAGCAAATTACAAGGATAGTGAAGGCATGTTTGCCGGTAAAGTTAAACATTATCGTCGCGGATGTGTTTACTGGTCAGATTTCCATTTGCGAAAACGCTTCAAATGGAGTGAACAGAAGCTTCGCAGCTTCCTCTCGGAACTGGAGGCGGATGGAAAGATTCTGGCGAAGGGATCAGGTTCATACCGGGAGATCGAGATCGTAAATTACGATTCGATGATGGGATTCATGGAAGGATACACCACGCATACGAACATAGCACCAAAGGAACCGGATCCGGAGATAGCTGGTGAGAGTCCATCAGAAGGACAGAGCATGTCCGATAGTGAGCAGGAATCCGAAGATTATTCGTGGTTCGATCGACTGTGATAAGGAGTGTTGAATATGTATGATTTTTCTCCATATGATGCGCGAAGATTCGCGGACTTCATGGGAATCGAGACGAAAGAAAGAGGCGAGGAACTTGTATTTCGGTTCTGCCCATACTGTAGAAATTCTACGTCTGACAAGTATCGATTCAGTATAAATCTTACCAATGGCAAGTATCATTGCTTTCGGAGAAGCTGCGGTGCAAAAGGAAATATGCTTACGCTTGCACGAGATTTTAACTTTGATCTGGGCGATGGCACAGCTGGAAGACGAGGTTCCTTCAAAAAGTTTCGTGAGATTGACACAGGGACAAAACCGGAATCGAAGCCGGAAGCAATCGAGTATATGAAGAAACGTGGAATCTCAGAAGCGATAACAAGAAAATATAATATCACTGTGCAAAATAGCGATGCAAATGTGATGGTGTTTCCTTTCTACGATGACAAGGATTGTCTCAGATTTGTGAAGTATAGGGTAATGAACTACGATAAGAAGATTCATAGCTGCAAGGAATGGGCTGAACGTGGATGTATGCCGATCCTGTTCGGGATGAACCACTGCAACCTCGAGAATCAGGTTCTGATTCTGACCGAGGGACAGATTGATGCACTATCCGTAGCGGAAGCTGGAATTGAAAATGCACTGTCGGTTGGAACAGGAGCAAAGGGCTTTTCATGGATCCAGCATTGCTGGGAATTCTTAGAAAAATTCAAAACGATTATCGTATTCGGAGATTATGAAAATGGAGAAGTGACGCTGGTAGAAACGGTTGCAAAACGCTTCAACGGGCAGGTAAAGCAGGTGCGGGTGGAAGATTACCTCGACTGCAAGGATGCAAATGAGATACTTATGAAACATGGTGTAGATGCAGTCAGGTATGCAGTTGAACATGCACAGCTGGTCAGGTATCCGAACATTATTCCGTTGGCAGACGTGGAGCGTATAAACCTGAATGCAATGGAGCATGTGACAACCGGAATCAAACAGCTGGATGGCGTATTAGGTGGATTTTATTTCGGTGAACTGGTCGTTCTAACAGGAGAACGCGGCGATGGGAAATCAACACTTGCTTCTCAGTTTGCAACGATTGCCGTCAGCAAAGGGTATAACGTATTTGCATACTCAGGAGAGTTGATGAACTGGTTCTTCAAAGGATGGATGGAATATCAATTCAGCGGACCAGATCATATTAACCGGATTCAGAATGAAAACGGAAATGACAACTATTCTGTTGACGCCAGCTATCTGGAACAGATTGAAAACTGGTATCGGGAGCGGGTATATATTTTCGACAATAACGCCATCGGTACGAAGGATGAGCAGATTGCGTTGATCGATACGATAGAAACAGCAATTCGACAGTACGATTGCAGGTATCTTGTTATTGATAATCTTATGACAGCCTTGGTAGATGATCTTTCATCGGATCAGTATCGTCAACAAACGATATTTGTCAATGGTTTGGTAAGTCTGGCGAAAAAATACAATGTGTTGATAATACTGATTGCACACCCAAGAAAACAGCAGGGAGTGGCTTTCGAGAATGACGATGTGGCAGGCAGCTCCAACATAACCAATCTGGCAGATATAGTTCTTCGGTATAGCAGACCAAGATTGTCGGATAATCAGGATAGTGATGAGAGAATCCTGACTGTACACAAAAATCGGCTGACAGGAAAACTGAACCGCAAAGGAATTAAGATGTATTTTGACCCTGCATCCAAACGAATCTCAGATACAAAAGGTGAATTCACATGGAAGCTTGGATGGGAGGATTACAGCTCGGATGACATGGAGGGTGAGTAGATGAAGAGTGATGATGAAATCAGAAACCGTGATGGACCTTATGAGAGATTAGTTGCAGCAATCGTATATCAGGCATATCGAGATCTCAAGAAGGCAGCAGATCGATATATAAAATACGGAGATAACGAGAAAAATGATAAGGAGATAAGACAGTCACTAGATTTCTTTGATTCAGAATTCTATGATTTACTGACCGATATCTCACCAGAAGCGATCATAAGGAGGACAATTTATGAATCCACAGGAAGAAAAAGAAAAAATGAAGTATGTAAAAAGATATAGCGACTGTGAAAGAATGATTTGGGAATCAATTCATTCCTTGGAATTTAGAGATTCATATTATGCAGGAAAGACGTATGATGAAGCGGGGAAGGTACGCACATCGAGAGACGAACATCCACTTGAAAGTTATCTCATCCAGAAAAAAAAGCTTGACGCGATTGATGAAGAACTGATTGAGAAATACAAAAGGGAGCAGATAGCGATTCGCGAGGCAATAATGGAGATTCCAACTGATAATTGGAAGGACTGTATCTGGGAAATCTATATTGAGAATAGTGATATCGAAACCTTCTCACGAAAAAAGGGAGTTTCGAGGAAGACAGCGAATCGCTGGATGAAGCAAGGATTGCAGGCGCTTGTAATCAAATAAAATAGATGGAAGCGCACAACCGGCGCTCGAAATCACCACGCGTAAGCGTGGTGATTTGTCAATATATCAAAACCAGTGTATGAAAAGGTTCCGGTAGAATATAAGATCATTGACCACATCGCATACGATGAAACCGTTGGGAAACGGTGTACGAAGTGCGGATATGAAGTGAAATATTAAAGATTAAGGGCTTATCCATAATGGGCAAGCTCTTTTTTTATGCTTGAATGCCAGCACGAGCGAAGCTCGGAACCCCCTCTGAACAAACAAAAAATGCAGGTCTATAAAAACAGGAGGGGATTTTTTGTTTGTACAGAAGTTTTCCGCGTAAGCGTGCAAACTTTCAAAGAATGTAATTGAAATAAACATATTGCGTGGTATAATTACCGTATATGAATTACACCGCGGGAGATACACAGAGGAGAACGAGAATGAGAAGAAAGATAATGAAAAGACTGACGCTGACATTTAGTACCGCAGCTCTTGTCCTGACGTTATGTGCATGTGGGGACAACGCAAAAAGCCCGGCACACACACAGACGGACGTCTCTCTTATACAGATGGAGGCGAGTGCGAGTGATGCAGCAGAAGCAGTTATTGATACGGGAAATGACGCGGATGAAAACGAAACAACCGAATTGATGGCTGACGATAAGGAAACAACCGAAATTGCAGCAGTGGAAGAGACAGATATACAGTCCGGCAATGGAAAGAAAGCTGATTCCGATAGTAAGAAAGACAGCAAGACAGATAACGCTTCAAAGAAAGACAATGCTTCTGGAAACAGCAATTCATCTGCAAGTAACAGCCAGACAGGTTCTTCCAAAAAAGACAGTTCTTCAGGAAATAGTAACTCCTCTGTAAACAGCAACAGCCAGACGGCAGGCGGAAATACTTCCAAGCCGGGGAACAATGCCTCTGGTGGAAGTCAGACAGTTTCCGGAAACGGCAGTTCAACATCAGCCAGCGGTTCTTCATCAAGCGGAAGCACACCGAAGCCACCGGCAACCACGGAGAACAAGCCATCCGCAACCACGGAGAGCAAGCCCCAGACAACGGAATGTTCCCACGTATGGGAAAACATCGTGGTACACCACGATGAGGTATCCCACATCGAAACAGATATGGAAAATAAACTTGTCGGCTACCACGAATACTGCCGCGGCTGCGGCATGGATCTGACGCTGACGTATGGGGGGGCAGGCTGCGGAGATGCGCCAGCGCATCTCATGGCGGAACACGCAAGCTACGAGTCCAGACCGGTGTATGAAAAGGTTCCGGTAGAATATAAGATCATTGACCACATCGCATACGATGAAACCGTTGGGAAACGGTGTACGAAGTGCGGATATGAAGTGAAATATTAAAGATTAAGGGCTTATCCATAATGGGCAAGCTCTTTTTTTATGCTTGAATGCCAGCACGAGCGAAGCTCGGAACCCCCTCTGAACAAACAAAAAATGCAGGTCTATAAAAACAGGAGGGGATTTTTTGTTTGTACAGAAGTTTTCCGCGTAAGCGTGCAAACTTTCAAAGAATGTAATTGAAATAAACATATTGCGTGGTATAATTACCGTATATGAATTACACCGCGGGAGATACACAGAGGAGAACGAGAATGAGAAGAAAGATAATGAAAAGACTGACGCTGACATTTAGTACCGCAGCTCTTGTCCTGACGTTATGTGCATGTGGGGACAACGCAAAAAGCCCGGCACACACACAGACGGACGTCTCTCTTATACAGATGGAGGCGAGTGCGAGTGATGCAGCAGAAGCAGTTATTGATACGGGAAATGACGCGGATGAAAACGAAACAACCGAATTGATGGCTGACGATAAGGAAACAACCGAAATTGCAGCAGTGGAAGAGACAGATATACAGTCCGGCAATGGAAAGAAAGCTGATTCCGATAGTAAGAAAGACAGCAAGACAGATAACGCTTCAAAGAAAGACAATGCTTCTGGAAACAGCAATTCATCTGCAAGTAACAGCCAGACAGGTTCTTCCAAAAAAGACAGTTCTTCAGGAAATAGTAACTCCTCTGTAAACAGCAACAGCCAGACGGCAGGCGGAAATACTTCCAAGCCGGGGAACAATGCCTCTGGTGGAAGTCAGACAGTTTCCGGAAACGGCAGTTCAACATCAGCCAGCGGTTCTTCATCAAGCGGAAGCACACCGAAGCCACCGGCAACCACGGAGAGCAAGCCATCCGCAACCACGGAAAGCAAACCACAGACAACGGAATGTTCCCACGTATGGGAAGATATCGTAGTACATCACGATAAGGTACTTGCAACCGCATACTATACAGACCAGCAGATTGTTGGCTACCACGACTACTGCCGCGGCTGCGGCATGGATCTGACGCTGACGTATGGAACTGCTGATTGTGAGGCAGCCAGAAACCACCTTACGTCGGAACACGCAAGCTACGTGTCAAAACCGGTATATGAAGAAGTGCAGGTGCCATATGAGTATGTAAAGGAACCAGAATATGACGAAGTTGTAGGCAAAAAATGCCGGAAATGCGGAATGACCAAGTAAGAGGATACTATGTATCCTCTTTTTTTGTTTGTACAGAGATTCTCCGCGTGAGCGTACATGCTCGTAATCCTATGTGCAGACTTAATTAATGTTTTATGGAAAATATGATGCGGTGCAGCAAATCAAACAGACGGTGGCAGAGTGATGATTTTTAATATTAAGCAGACGGTTTATGTGTTTGAATGCCAGCGCGAGCGAAGCTCGGAACCCCCTCTGAACAAACAAAAAACACCCCGTCATACCATATATGTACCGACCCCCAAAAGTTAGACCAAAAATCTAACGATTGGGAGGTCGGTATTTTTATGGCAAAATATAGTTTTGAATTTAAGAAAAAAGTAGTAATTGCTTATTTGAACGGCGAAGGAGGGTACAACTATCTAGCACAAAAGTACAATGTAAAAAACAAAAGACAAGTGTTAAATTGGGTGGACTATTATAATAAATTCGGCGATGCTGGTTTGATGCGATCAAGAGAAAAAAAGAATTATTCTTTTGAATTTAAGCTTCATGTGGTAGAGTTATATTTATCAAGTGAGGTTTCATATCAGGAGTTAGCATTGTCTCAAGGAATAAATAATGCAGCAATGATTGCTCAATGGGTTCAAGGCTTTCGGATTGCTGGTCCTGACGCATTGAGACCTAAGAAGAAAGGTCGTAAGAAAACATTGAATCAAAAAGACAATCATAAAACTAAAACCTCTTCGTTTGAAGAGCGTGCAGTGGATACCAGCGCAGAACATGTCAAAGAACTTGAAGATGAGTTATTAAAGTTAAGGATAGAGAACGCCTTTTTAAAAGAACTGAGGAGACTGCGTTTAGAGGACGAAGCAAAAATGAGAGATGTGCAAGAGTCATCCACAGCCTCCGAAGAGAATTCAAACTAAAAGATCTTCTCTCATATACAGGTATGCCGAAAGCAACCTACATGTACTGGCAAAAGCGATTTGATAGAGAAAATCCGGATGCTGAATTAGAGGCTAAAATGCTAGAACTACACGCAGAGCACAAAGACTACGGCTATCGAAGAATGAAGGCAGAATTATGCAATCAAGGCTACGTGGTGAATAAAAAGAAAGTACAGAAGTTAATGCAACGACTAAATCTTCAAGTGACATCTTTCACTAGAAAATCTCGTAAGTATAGCTCTTATCGTGGAAAAGTGGGAACAGTTGCTCCGAATAGAATTAGACGACGATTTCACACCAATATACCGCATCAGAAGATTACAACAGATACAACAGAGTTTAAGTATTACGAGATAGATGAAAAAGGACGAATGGTGATGCAGAAGTTATATCTTGACCCATTTATGGATATGTATAATGGAGAAATCATAAGCTTTGGTATTGATAAACGACCATCTGCACAAAGTGTAATGACTGCTCTGGAAGAAGCAATCACAATCACTTCTGATTGTCGGTTTAGGAGAACATTTCACTCGGATCAAGGGTGGG encodes the following:
- a CDS encoding helix-turn-helix domain-containing protein, whose amino-acid sequence is MERKQKAPTEIAEFIRLKRKEKGYATASAFIKATGINKNLYSKIEWDDKLPRFIDAYLIIAKTLDVSLEDIFFKHE
- a CDS encoding helix-turn-helix domain-containing protein; this translates as MNGDLREKLGKRIKEVRKSKDLTQKTLAEKCDTTTEYIYFIESGNKTPSTEMYIKLSLALDIPLDELFLI
- a CDS encoding helix-turn-helix domain-containing protein, translated to MANNRNLEEELRSSRIADEELRETEQYSSYLNLLDTFTHNVKAQMEKKGISYKELARKSGVCIRSILRLMNESPMDIGLQMIQKICDALDSDVGAMCDMRKKDDR
- the mobQ gene encoding MobQ family relaxase, coding for MAIYHCSVQVISRNQGRSVVAASAYRSGSKMYNEYDGTTCDYTKKRWIEFTDIMLPPNAPAEYQDREKLWNAVEKAEKSSDAQLAREVELALPAELDIQQNKKLVKEYVQHAFVDVGMCADIAIHNPPKMNDLKQPIDADGYPVKKASDMLFYNPHAHILLTMRPIDEKGRWQAKSEKEYLCMRDGEEKGFTAAEFKCAQTQGWEKQYKYCVSDNPKNKMWLTPSEAEKCNMERVNRNPKATRYGRKNPVTEYWNQKERVEEWRKQWEQTVNRTFEVLKQDIRIDSRSFAERNIEQLPSIHMGVHVTNMERRADRLSLEGKTDEDREITHSDIAELNNEIKEYNGMWVRMKELQARIENKIQSICERIRAITYKIADNVRRMASQRATEKNDKSQLANRIERVQSAKLQIAVENERSRKIISRLQDQKRGARVRGGKIERQIRQEQEKISKRQEYYENILSQCGFKSEGEIATLCKKTVAPVEDVSLTKETEVLKREAEELMHVLPVETQQTLKQDNNKAKAKLQEKSR
- a CDS encoding AAA family ATPase, with the translated sequence MANMIGIYGDPGMGKSTSLRFLPADQTFYVDCDGKGLNYRGWRDKYNREKGNYIVTSEPDKVIQCLEAVGRNPKYGHIKYFVVDTMNNLWTSEEMRRCKERGYDKWTDLASTSWILVELPSKLREDLTVILLFHSQTERTDDGYEFIRIKTNGRRTEKNAIDSKFLWLLRSVKVDGEYRFETTSHNSTSRTPLDAFKDEYIPNDILQVLEVMKDY
- a CDS encoding DUF669 domain-containing protein, coding for MLKKFTDYDQVDVNALNNATLPKGAYNMQIKGVQLMSGDKGQYLRVDMDICDGEYKNFFAKKFENQSGERKNWGCSFFVSIPAEDGSKGDNFKKLLFKTFILNVEDSNQGFHWNWNESELEGKYVGGLFVLKEFRGSDGEIHTIVNIAGTCTLKRVADGTYKLPKDKLLPKERDNGFKDVDLMQEDIVLPFD
- a CDS encoding ERCC4 domain-containing protein, whose protein sequence is MEAYEKKRLLDSFEILVDTREQQTQKLENRCGDFGCGYQRATLDYGDYAYNIKLPGGMPLHDTADRVRALAVVERKMNLDELAICLTSQRERFVRELERARENQARVYLLVENGDWDMIIAGKYKSWMRPKAYAASLSTFMTRYNLQIVFVSDYNSGILIKDILFHDCRERLERGDFG
- a CDS encoding ATPase domain-containing protein → MYDFSPYDARRFADFMGIETKERGEELVFRFCPYCRNSTSDKYRFSINLTNGKYHCFRRSCGAKGNMLTLARDFNFDLGDGTAGRRGSFKKFREIDTGTKPESKPEAIEYMKKRGISEAITRKYNITVQNSDANVMVFPFYDDKDCLRFVKYRVMNYDKKIHSCKEWAERGCMPILFGMNHCNLENQVLILTEGQIDALSVAEAGIENALSVGTGAKGFSWIQHCWEFLEKFKTIIVFGDYENGEVTLVETVAKRFNGQVKQVRVEDYLDCKDANEILMKHGVDAVRYAVEHAQLVRYPNIIPLADVERINLNAMEHVTTGIKQLDGVLGGFYFGELVVLTGERGDGKSTLASQFATIAVSKGYNVFAYSGELMNWFFKGWMEYQFSGPDHINRIQNENGNDNYSVDASYLEQIENWYRERVYIFDNNAIGTKDEQIALIDTIETAIRQYDCRYLVIDNLMTALVDDLSSDQYRQQTIFVNGLVSLAKKYNVLIILIAHPRKQQGVAFENDDVAGSSNITNLADIVLRYSRPRLSDNQDSDERILTVHKNRLTGKLNRKGIKMYFDPASKRISDTKGEFTWKLGWEDYSSDDMEGE
- a CDS encoding IS3 family transposase (programmed frameshift); amino-acid sequence: MAKYSFEFKKKVVIAYLNGEGGYNYLAQKYNVKNKRQVLNWVDYYNKFGDAGLMRSREKKNYSFEFKLHVVELYLSSEVSYQELALSQGINNAAMIAQWVQGFRIAGPDALRPKKKGRKKTLNQKDNHKTKTSSFEERAVDTSAEHVKELEDELLKLRIENAFFKRTEETAFRGRSKNERCARVIHSLRREFKLKDLLSYTGMPKATYMYWQKRFDRENPDAELEAKMLELHAEHKDYGYRRMKAELCNQGYVVNKKKVQKLMQRLNLQVTSFTRKSRKYSSYRGKVGTVAPNRIRRRFHTNIPHQKITTDTTEFKYYEIDEKGRMVMQKLYLDPFMDMYNGEIISFGIDKRPSAQSVMTALEEAITITSDCRFRRTFHSDQGWAYQMKTYSHRLRENRIFQSMSRKGNCYDNSVMENFFGLLKQEIYYGVVYYSFDELKLAIEKYIKYYNEKRIKEKLGWLSPVQYRKRLLAA